The following coding sequences are from one Sander lucioperca isolate FBNREF2018 chromosome 2, SLUC_FBN_1.2, whole genome shotgun sequence window:
- the LOC116040612 gene encoding gastrula zinc finger protein XlCGF8.2DB-like, with the protein MDRHRKQLEVVLKPETKLRGEALPSDVQEVIVGEEQQQEWSSSLDQEEPEPPHIKEEQEELSIGQDPEQLQGLEEADITKFPFTSLLVKGEDDEEKPVDCGGPEPAIDSLPSQPDDDKNGDSSEPETDDSEWKETREPQSSLNSLNNEEVPVCDSRCGTGEKAFSCSVCKKAFSVSRNLHRHMRTHTGEKPFSCSICQKAFTVRGNLKTHMRTHTGEKPFSCSVCQKPFTMSENLQAHMRIHTGERPFSCSVCNKAFIQNGHLQKHMRIHTGEKPFSCSICNNAFTDRAHLQRHTRIHTGEKPFSCSVCKKAFTMREMLRAHMRIHTGEKPFSCSVCKKAFTESGHLKAHMRVHTGEKPFSCPFCEKTFILTCQTKELSKDTRD; encoded by the exons ATGGACCGACACCGGAAACAGCTGGAGGTGGTTTTAAAACCGGAGACGAAGCTGCGAGGAGAAG ctttACCTTCAGATGTCCAGGAAGTGATTGTTGGTGAAGAACAGCAGCAGGAGTGGAGCTCCAGTCTGGACCAGGAAGAGCCAGagcccccacacattaaagaggaacaggaggaactctcGATCGGTCAGGACccagagcagcttcaagggctggaggaggccgatatcaccaagttcccattcacttcTCTCCTTGTGAAgggtgaagatgatgaagagaaacctgtggactgtggaggaccagaaccagccattGACAGTTTGCCTTCACAACCTGATGATGACAAGaatggagactcttctgaacctgagactgatgacagtgaatggaaggagaccagagaacctcagtcaagtttaaactctctgaataATGAGGAAGTCCCTGTCTGTGATTCAAGATGTGGTACTGGTGAGAAagcatttagctgctcagtctgtaagaaagctttttcAGTGAGTAGAAATTTACATAGACACATGAGaacccacacaggagagaaaccatttagctgctcaatCTGCCAGAAAGCTTTTACAGTGCGAGGAAACTTAAAGACACACATGAGAacccacacaggagaaaaaccatttagctgctcagtctgtcaGAAACCTTTTACAATGAGTGAAAATTTACAggcacacatgagaatccacactgGAGAGagaccatttagctgctcagtctgtaataAAGCTTTTATACAGAATGGACacttacagaaacacatgagaatccacacaggagagaaaccatttagctgctcaatCTGTAACAACGCTTTTACAGACCGTGCACATTTACAAAGACACacgagaatccacacaggagagaagccatttagctgctcagtctgcaAGAAAGCTTTTACAATGAGGGAAATGTTACGtgcacacatgagaatccacactggagagaaaccatttagttgctcagtctgtaagaaagcttttacagAGAGTGGACATTTAAAGGCACACATGAGAGTCCACActggagagaaaccatttagctgtcCATTCTGTGAGAAAACTTTTATACTAACATGccagaccaaagagctgtccaaagacactagagactaa